The Hymenobacter swuensis DY53 genome includes the window GTGGGACTGTAAGCTGGAATGACGCGCATACGTTGCGTTTAATCATTATACGCCACCAGCGCCGCCCGCACCGAGCCATGCTGCCGCAGCAGGGCGGCGGCTTCAGGTTGCGCAATACCCAGTTCGTCCATCAGCATTTTTTCGCCCCGGTCTACCAGCTTGGCGTTGCTGAGCTGCATATCCACCATTTTGTTTCCCTTCACGCGGCCCAGGCGAATGAAAGTGGCGGTAGTCAGCATGTTGAGCACCAGCTTCTGGGCGGTGCCGGCTTTGAGGCGAGTGCTGCCGGTGACAAATTCCGGGCCCGTCACTACTTCCACCGGAAACTCCGCCACGGCCGCCACCCCGGAATCAGCGTTGCACACAATGCAGCCCGTGGCTACGCCGTGCCGACGGGCCTGTTCCAGGCCGCCAATCACGTAGGGCGTCCGGCCGGAGGCAGCAATACCGACGACGATATCCTGCGCAGTGATGCTGTATCCCTCTAGGTCACGCCAAGCCTGCTCCGCGTCGTCCTCCGCATTTTCCACGGCCTTCCGGATTGCCGTGTCGCCGCCGGCAATGAGGCCGATAACCACGCCGTGGGGCACGCCAAATGTGGGCGGGCACTCCGAGGCATCCAGAATGCCCAGTCGCCCGCTGGTGCCGGCGCCAATGTAGAATAACCGGCCGCCAACTACCAAACGGGCCACGGTGGCTTCTACCAGGGCCTCAATCTGGGGCAGGGCCTTCGCCACAGCCTGCGGCACGGTTTGGTCTACGCTGTTAATGCCCGCCAGCAACTCCGCCGTCGAAAGGGTTTCAAGGTTGTTGAAAACGGAAGGACTTTCAGTGGTACTCATACGGGCAGAACAGGGAAAGGAAAACAGACTAACAGGCGGCCGGATGGATCAGATCAGCCGCCCGATAACTGGGAATTTATCAAAAACATTGGGGGTATGTGGGGCGTCTTGGTCCAGTTCCTTGGTCAGGTCCTGGCCGGCCCAGTGTTCGTAGTGGTTGCCGCGCTTCCAGAGGCGGGAGCGGCTTACATCGTAAATATTGCCGTGGTACGCTACCCAGATTTCGTCCCGGTCCTGCCCGTTGCGCAAAGCCAACTGGCTGCGGGTGTAGGTAGGGAGGTCGTTTTCTGTTTGCCGTTTTTCGTTGTGCGGACTGTTGGTAAAAGAGTGGTCATCCATGAAGCGAGCAACAAAAAGCGAAATACGAATCAACCCAGCAGTGCCTGCGTCAGAATCCAGCGGTGCGGCACGTCTCCCTGTGCCGCGTGCAGGTAGTCTTGGTAGCTACAGGGCACAATGCGTTTCATACTGCCCGTCATGTTTACCACTTCCATCCACCACCGGTCCGTTTGTTGCGACTTGTAGAACACAATCCGGTCGGGGCCTTCCTGCTCACTGTCTCCCAGCGGACTATAATCAGGCGGTCCGTGCAGGCCGGCCGCATAGCGCACAAAATTGGGGCCGCGGAAATCGGTTTCCCGGCGGCGGTAATAGTAACCCTCCACAAAATACCAGAGCATGGTAGCCAGCACCATGGATGCTAGTCCATGCGTGTCGTAATCGGGGCGGTAGCCGTAAAGGCCGAACGAAGTAAGCTGATCGTTGCAGCCCGCGTACCAGGCCAGCTTGGCCGCTTCCTCGTTGGTCAGCCCAAACGGATTGGCCGGGTAATAGCCGGGAGCATCATTCCAGCGCAGGGCCGCAATATCAAAGCTCACAAAATCAGCCTGCCGCAATAATGGTTCGGCCTGCCGGATATCGTCGCGAATCTGGCCTACACGCAGCGTTTCGAAGTGCAGCTTTTCCAGAGCCGTCAGTACATCGGGCGCCACTAGGTACTGCTGGTGGGCCAGTTGGGCGAAGTTGAACAGGAAGCTGGGCTCGTGCAGCAGCATCCGCCGCAGGTGGCTGTCTTCGGGAAAAGCCGAATCGGGTTCGGCCATGTCCACGCGCGCATCAATAGTGGCGAAGCATACGGGCCGATCCAGAGTTTCGTACGCCAGGAACTGACCATAATCCAGGTCGTGGGAGCCACCTAGCAGCAGCGGCACGGTGTTGTGCTCCAGCAAAGCCGCAATAATTTCGCGCAGACGCTGATATGTGTCTTCCAGCGTGAGGCCGGGTCGTAGGTTGCCCAGGTCCACTAAGCGGCAGGGTCCGGTGCCTTTCTGCAACCGGTAGAAGTGATGACGCACGGCATCGGCCCCATGAGCGACCGGAGTCCCGGCGGCACTGCCCCGCCATTCATCCAGCCCGATCAGGGCCAGATCAGCTGACCGCCAGTCCGGAAACGCATCCAGAAAGGGCGTGACGTAGCCGGCCAGGGTGGTGGGAGAGGAGGCGGATGCTACCAGCTCTTCGGCGAGCGGGTCAAAAAAGATGGCCAGATTCATCGTGCGCGGAGGGGGCGAACTCCGACAAAGCTACGCAAAAGCCCGCCACGGCCCTATCGGGGTTTTGCAGACAATAGGAGTTTTCCCGCGAAAAAAGTAGTTATTTAAGCGGTAGTTCCTGTCCGGCTTGCTCCCTGGCGCCGTAAGCAGGCTACTGTTG containing:
- the murQ gene encoding N-acetylmuramic acid 6-phosphate etherase — translated: MSTTESPSVFNNLETLSTAELLAGINSVDQTVPQAVAKALPQIEALVEATVARLVVGGRLFYIGAGTSGRLGILDASECPPTFGVPHGVVIGLIAGGDTAIRKAVENAEDDAEQAWRDLEGYSITAQDIVVGIAASGRTPYVIGGLEQARRHGVATGCIVCNADSGVAAVAEFPVEVVTGPEFVTGSTRLKAGTAQKLVLNMLTTATFIRLGRVKGNKMVDMQLSNAKLVDRGEKMLMDELGIAQPEAAALLRQHGSVRAALVAYND
- a CDS encoding cytochrome b5 domain-containing protein, with the translated sequence MDDHSFTNSPHNEKRQTENDLPTYTRSQLALRNGQDRDEIWVAYHGNIYDVSRSRLWKRGNHYEHWAGQDLTKELDQDAPHTPNVFDKFPVIGRLI
- a CDS encoding formimidoylglutamase, whose protein sequence is MNLAIFFDPLAEELVASASSPTTLAGYVTPFLDAFPDWRSADLALIGLDEWRGSAAGTPVAHGADAVRHHFYRLQKGTGPCRLVDLGNLRPGLTLEDTYQRLREIIAALLEHNTVPLLLGGSHDLDYGQFLAYETLDRPVCFATIDARVDMAEPDSAFPEDSHLRRMLLHEPSFLFNFAQLAHQQYLVAPDVLTALEKLHFETLRVGQIRDDIRQAEPLLRQADFVSFDIAALRWNDAPGYYPANPFGLTNEEAAKLAWYAGCNDQLTSFGLYGYRPDYDTHGLASMVLATMLWYFVEGYYYRRRETDFRGPNFVRYAAGLHGPPDYSPLGDSEQEGPDRIVFYKSQQTDRWWMEVVNMTGSMKRIVPCSYQDYLHAAQGDVPHRWILTQALLG